The proteins below come from a single Conger conger chromosome 10, fConCon1.1, whole genome shotgun sequence genomic window:
- the ttll3 gene encoding tubulin monoglycylase TTLL3 isoform X1, protein MPSQAPAPARTKQSLSIGEKLSSTDKSVPEVKARLGATNLPVITLDRLSKAKALVEKAVKQQKVFSVQGPYPVLRAALRARGWVEQRQPQNVASKGRTQENRSSSDDEDWLPSSCVFPDSSEEVERDDTPDDLYEIMSRLVRNEVVYFSWTMNRDTIDYRTLHKEQITNHFAKAGSFTTKVELCVNLRNLRWFDAADPDTFFPRCYRLGAADEKHAFIEDFRRSACSSLLQCVLERSRGEEVEEERAGLTDSSQSGQKKRCKRRAIESVGSGIIDSALHVCQDFLDALEHNDIDIAMETPPTLTEQQWAEFLHNYYMIVHEGVGIQDIHRYQEPCQVMLRKLREVSPQLDTDGIHNIWIVKPGALSRGRGIICVKRLEEILKLVNCNPALIKDSKWVVQKYLERPLLIHGTKFDLRQWFLVTDWNPMTIWFYRECYLRFSTQPYSVEKLDSSVHLCNNSIQKHFQPSEQRHPEIPEDNMWSSEQFRAFLRAGGQAALWDSVVVPGMKQAVVHALQTAQDLVESRPGSFELYGADFMLGRDLRPWLIEINGSPTMAPSTPVTAQLCMAVQEDILRVVLDRRLNRNACTGGFELIYKQAAVEIPQYTGVNLFVEGAPLRRPHIRPRRKLFLPKAINIPPLGTDQAKEGRVEKVIVAEKKTKEPTKKPVKTCQSSWQKPPAAPRCCPVAGKGRGSHTKKERKGPETAKGAPRQAGPPLRLIPVCPVLTAEPKAAKHSKLGPSSEERPHVPPRLLSRTTDSSLQGSVPRRPACHTCTTRSSLLSACGLPTMRSSASGRWSRSLQLGPLDGTTVTPQEPPPSDTSLLLPPALPNVQRQSTPKLREDMTSKSL, encoded by the exons cagTCCCAGAGGTGAAGGCTCGGCTTGGTGCTACCAATCTGCCTGTTATCACCTTGGACAGACTGTCTAAGGCTAAGGCCCTGGTGGAAAAGGCTGTAAAG CAGCAGAAGGTGTTCTCGGTACAGGGTCCTTACCCTGTCCTCCGTGCGGCCCTGCGGGCCAGGGGTTGGGTGGAGCAACGGCAGCCACAGAATGTCGCATCTAAGGGCAGGACTCAGGAGAACAGGTCCAGCTCAGATGATGAAG ACTGGTTGCCCTCCTCCTGTGTTTTTCCAGACAGTTcagaggaggtggagagggacgACACCCCAGATGACCTCTACGAGATAATG tcccGCCTTGTTCGAAACGAAGTGGTATACTTCAGTTGGACAATGAATAGAGACACTATCGACTACCGCACGTTGCACAAAGAGCAGATAACCAATCACTTTGCAAAGGCCGGCTCTTTCACTACCAAG GTGGAGTTATGTGTGAATTTGAGGAACCTGCGCTGGTTCGATGCGGCTGATCCAGACACCTTCTTCCCACGCTGCTACAGACTGGGAGCGGCGGATGAGAAGCACGCTTTCATCG AGGACTTCCGGAGGTCAGCGTGCTCCAGCCTGCTGCAGTGCGTGCTGGAGAGGAGTCGCGGGGAGGAAGTAGAGGAAGAGAGGGCGGGATTAACCGATTCCTCCCAATCAG GCCAGAAAAAACGGTGCAAGCGTCGAGCCATTGAATCAGTCGGAAGTGGAATAATTGACAGCGCATTACATGTGTGCCAGGACTTCCTAGACGCTTTGGAACACAATGACATTGACATCGCTATGGAAACACCCCCTACCCTCACAGAGCAGCAATGGGCGGAGTTCCTACATAACTATTACATGATTGTCCA TGAGGGTGTGGGGATCCAGGACATTCATCGATACCAGGAGCCCTGTCAGGTAATGCTGAGGAAGCTTCGAGAAGTCAGCCCACAGCTAGACACAGACGGAATCCACAACATCTGGATAGTCAAACCTGGGGCTCTGTCCCGCGGCAGGG GGATCATTTGTGTGAAACGCCTGGAAGAAATCCTGAAGCTGGTCAACTGCAACCCAGCTCTGATCAAAGATAGTAAGTGGGTGGTGCAGAAGTACCTGGAGCGCCCCCTGCTGATCCATGGCACCAAGTTCGACCTGCGCCAGTGGTTCCTGGTAACTGACTGGAACCCCATGACCATATGGTTTTACCGGGAGTGCTACCTGCGCTTCTCCACTCAACCCTACTCTGTGGAAAAACTGGACAG CTCGGTCCATCTCTGCAACAACTCCATCCAGAAACACTTCCAACCTTCCGAGCAGCGGCACCCTGAGATTCCCGAGGACAACATGTGGTCGTCGGAGCAGTTCCGCGCGTTCCTGCGCGCAGGGGGCCAGGCGGCGCTGTGGGACAGCGTGGTGGTCCCGGGGATGAAGCAGGCCGTGGTGCACGCCCTGCAGACGGCCCAGGACCTGGTGGAGTCACGTCCGGGCAGCTTCGAGCTCTACGGCGCGGACTTCATGCTGGGCCGCGACCTGAGGCCCTGGCTAATCGAGATCAACGGCAGCCCCACCATGGCGCCCTCCACGCCTGTGACGGCCCAGCTGTGCATGGCGGTGCAGGAGGACATCCTGCGCGTCGTTCTGGACCGCCGGCTCAACCGCAACGCTTGCACCGGTGGATTCGAGCTCATATACAAGCAG GCAGCGGTGGAGATCCCGCAGTACACCGGGGTGAACCTGTTTGTGGAGGGGGCTCCTCTCAGACGGCCTCATATTCGCCCTCGGAGGAAGCTCTTCCTGCCCAAGGCTATCAACATCCCCCCCCTCGGCACTGACCAAGCAAAAGAAGGCAGAGTGGAAAAGGTGATTGTAGccgaaaagaaaacaaaggaacCCACTAAGAAACCTGTAAAAACCTGTCAATCATCATGGCAGAAGCCCCCTGCAGCGCCCAGATGCTGCCCCGTcgcagggaaggggagggggagccACACGAAAAAGGAGAGGAAGGGACCAGAGACTGCAAAGGGAGCGCCGCGGCAGGCCGGCCCCCCCCTCAGGCTCATCCCGGTGTGCCCCGTGCTGACTGCGGAGCCCAAGGCCGCCAAACACTCGAAGCTGGGCCCGAGTTCAGAGGAGAGGCCCCACGTGCCCCCCCGTCTCCTGTCCCGCACCACGGACTCGTCCTTACAGGGCTCCGTCCCCCGCCGGCCGGCGTGCCACACCTGCACCACGCGCTCCTCGCTCCTGTCCGCCTGCGGCCTGCCCACTATGCGCAGCTCCGCCTCCGGGAGATGGAGCAGAAGCCTGCAGCTGGGCCCATTGGATGGCACCACTGTCACGCCACAAGAACCTCCCCCCTCAGACACCAGCCTCTTACTGCCACCGGCCCTCCCCAATGTCCAGAGACAGAGCACGCCAAAGCTCAGAGAGGACATGACCAGCAAGTCCTTGTGA
- the ttll3 gene encoding tubulin monoglycylase TTLL3 isoform X3, translating into MPSQAPAPARTKQSLSIGEKLSSTDKSVPEVKARLGATNLPVITLDRLSKAKALVEKAVKQQKVFSVQGPYPVLRAALRARGWVEQRQPQNVASKGRTQENRSSSDDEDSSEEVERDDTPDDLYEIMSRLVRNEVVYFSWTMNRDTIDYRTLHKEQITNHFAKAGSFTTKVELCVNLRNLRWFDAADPDTFFPRCYRLGAADEKHAFIEDFRRSACSSLLQCVLERSRGEEVEEERAGLTDSSQSGQKKRCKRRAIESVGSGIIDSALHVCQDFLDALEHNDIDIAMETPPTLTEQQWAEFLHNYYMIVHEGVGIQDIHRYQEPCQVMLRKLREVSPQLDTDGIHNIWIVKPGALSRGRGIICVKRLEEILKLVNCNPALIKDSKWVVQKYLERPLLIHGTKFDLRQWFLVTDWNPMTIWFYRECYLRFSTQPYSVEKLDSSVHLCNNSIQKHFQPSEQRHPEIPEDNMWSSEQFRAFLRAGGQAALWDSVVVPGMKQAVVHALQTAQDLVESRPGSFELYGADFMLGRDLRPWLIEINGSPTMAPSTPVTAQLCMAVQEDILRVVLDRRLNRNACTGGFELIYKQAAVEIPQYTGVNLFVEGAPLRRPHIRPRRKLFLPKAINIPPLGTDQAKEGRVEKVIVAEKKTKEPTKKPVKTCQSSWQKPPAAPRCCPVAGKGRGSHTKKERKGPETAKGAPRQAGPPLRLIPVCPVLTAEPKAAKHSKLGPSSEERPHVPPRLLSRTTDSSLQGSVPRRPACHTCTTRSSLLSACGLPTMRSSASGRWSRSLQLGPLDGTTVTPQEPPPSDTSLLLPPALPNVQRQSTPKLREDMTSKSL; encoded by the exons cagTCCCAGAGGTGAAGGCTCGGCTTGGTGCTACCAATCTGCCTGTTATCACCTTGGACAGACTGTCTAAGGCTAAGGCCCTGGTGGAAAAGGCTGTAAAG CAGCAGAAGGTGTTCTCGGTACAGGGTCCTTACCCTGTCCTCCGTGCGGCCCTGCGGGCCAGGGGTTGGGTGGAGCAACGGCAGCCACAGAATGTCGCATCTAAGGGCAGGACTCAGGAGAACAGGTCCAGCTCAGATGATGAAG ACAGTTcagaggaggtggagagggacgACACCCCAGATGACCTCTACGAGATAATG tcccGCCTTGTTCGAAACGAAGTGGTATACTTCAGTTGGACAATGAATAGAGACACTATCGACTACCGCACGTTGCACAAAGAGCAGATAACCAATCACTTTGCAAAGGCCGGCTCTTTCACTACCAAG GTGGAGTTATGTGTGAATTTGAGGAACCTGCGCTGGTTCGATGCGGCTGATCCAGACACCTTCTTCCCACGCTGCTACAGACTGGGAGCGGCGGATGAGAAGCACGCTTTCATCG AGGACTTCCGGAGGTCAGCGTGCTCCAGCCTGCTGCAGTGCGTGCTGGAGAGGAGTCGCGGGGAGGAAGTAGAGGAAGAGAGGGCGGGATTAACCGATTCCTCCCAATCAG GCCAGAAAAAACGGTGCAAGCGTCGAGCCATTGAATCAGTCGGAAGTGGAATAATTGACAGCGCATTACATGTGTGCCAGGACTTCCTAGACGCTTTGGAACACAATGACATTGACATCGCTATGGAAACACCCCCTACCCTCACAGAGCAGCAATGGGCGGAGTTCCTACATAACTATTACATGATTGTCCA TGAGGGTGTGGGGATCCAGGACATTCATCGATACCAGGAGCCCTGTCAGGTAATGCTGAGGAAGCTTCGAGAAGTCAGCCCACAGCTAGACACAGACGGAATCCACAACATCTGGATAGTCAAACCTGGGGCTCTGTCCCGCGGCAGGG GGATCATTTGTGTGAAACGCCTGGAAGAAATCCTGAAGCTGGTCAACTGCAACCCAGCTCTGATCAAAGATAGTAAGTGGGTGGTGCAGAAGTACCTGGAGCGCCCCCTGCTGATCCATGGCACCAAGTTCGACCTGCGCCAGTGGTTCCTGGTAACTGACTGGAACCCCATGACCATATGGTTTTACCGGGAGTGCTACCTGCGCTTCTCCACTCAACCCTACTCTGTGGAAAAACTGGACAG CTCGGTCCATCTCTGCAACAACTCCATCCAGAAACACTTCCAACCTTCCGAGCAGCGGCACCCTGAGATTCCCGAGGACAACATGTGGTCGTCGGAGCAGTTCCGCGCGTTCCTGCGCGCAGGGGGCCAGGCGGCGCTGTGGGACAGCGTGGTGGTCCCGGGGATGAAGCAGGCCGTGGTGCACGCCCTGCAGACGGCCCAGGACCTGGTGGAGTCACGTCCGGGCAGCTTCGAGCTCTACGGCGCGGACTTCATGCTGGGCCGCGACCTGAGGCCCTGGCTAATCGAGATCAACGGCAGCCCCACCATGGCGCCCTCCACGCCTGTGACGGCCCAGCTGTGCATGGCGGTGCAGGAGGACATCCTGCGCGTCGTTCTGGACCGCCGGCTCAACCGCAACGCTTGCACCGGTGGATTCGAGCTCATATACAAGCAG GCAGCGGTGGAGATCCCGCAGTACACCGGGGTGAACCTGTTTGTGGAGGGGGCTCCTCTCAGACGGCCTCATATTCGCCCTCGGAGGAAGCTCTTCCTGCCCAAGGCTATCAACATCCCCCCCCTCGGCACTGACCAAGCAAAAGAAGGCAGAGTGGAAAAGGTGATTGTAGccgaaaagaaaacaaaggaacCCACTAAGAAACCTGTAAAAACCTGTCAATCATCATGGCAGAAGCCCCCTGCAGCGCCCAGATGCTGCCCCGTcgcagggaaggggagggggagccACACGAAAAAGGAGAGGAAGGGACCAGAGACTGCAAAGGGAGCGCCGCGGCAGGCCGGCCCCCCCCTCAGGCTCATCCCGGTGTGCCCCGTGCTGACTGCGGAGCCCAAGGCCGCCAAACACTCGAAGCTGGGCCCGAGTTCAGAGGAGAGGCCCCACGTGCCCCCCCGTCTCCTGTCCCGCACCACGGACTCGTCCTTACAGGGCTCCGTCCCCCGCCGGCCGGCGTGCCACACCTGCACCACGCGCTCCTCGCTCCTGTCCGCCTGCGGCCTGCCCACTATGCGCAGCTCCGCCTCCGGGAGATGGAGCAGAAGCCTGCAGCTGGGCCCATTGGATGGCACCACTGTCACGCCACAAGAACCTCCCCCCTCAGACACCAGCCTCTTACTGCCACCGGCCCTCCCCAATGTCCAGAGACAGAGCACGCCAAAGCTCAGAGAGGACATGACCAGCAAGTCCTTGTGA
- the ttll3 gene encoding tubulin monoglycylase TTLL3 isoform X2: MPSQAPAPARTKQSLSIGEKLSSTDKFPEVKARLGATNLPVITLDRLSKAKALVEKAVKQQKVFSVQGPYPVLRAALRARGWVEQRQPQNVASKGRTQENRSSSDDEDWLPSSCVFPDSSEEVERDDTPDDLYEIMSRLVRNEVVYFSWTMNRDTIDYRTLHKEQITNHFAKAGSFTTKVELCVNLRNLRWFDAADPDTFFPRCYRLGAADEKHAFIEDFRRSACSSLLQCVLERSRGEEVEEERAGLTDSSQSGQKKRCKRRAIESVGSGIIDSALHVCQDFLDALEHNDIDIAMETPPTLTEQQWAEFLHNYYMIVHEGVGIQDIHRYQEPCQVMLRKLREVSPQLDTDGIHNIWIVKPGALSRGRGIICVKRLEEILKLVNCNPALIKDSKWVVQKYLERPLLIHGTKFDLRQWFLVTDWNPMTIWFYRECYLRFSTQPYSVEKLDSSVHLCNNSIQKHFQPSEQRHPEIPEDNMWSSEQFRAFLRAGGQAALWDSVVVPGMKQAVVHALQTAQDLVESRPGSFELYGADFMLGRDLRPWLIEINGSPTMAPSTPVTAQLCMAVQEDILRVVLDRRLNRNACTGGFELIYKQAAVEIPQYTGVNLFVEGAPLRRPHIRPRRKLFLPKAINIPPLGTDQAKEGRVEKVIVAEKKTKEPTKKPVKTCQSSWQKPPAAPRCCPVAGKGRGSHTKKERKGPETAKGAPRQAGPPLRLIPVCPVLTAEPKAAKHSKLGPSSEERPHVPPRLLSRTTDSSLQGSVPRRPACHTCTTRSSLLSACGLPTMRSSASGRWSRSLQLGPLDGTTVTPQEPPPSDTSLLLPPALPNVQRQSTPKLREDMTSKSL; this comes from the exons TCCCAGAGGTGAAGGCTCGGCTTGGTGCTACCAATCTGCCTGTTATCACCTTGGACAGACTGTCTAAGGCTAAGGCCCTGGTGGAAAAGGCTGTAAAG CAGCAGAAGGTGTTCTCGGTACAGGGTCCTTACCCTGTCCTCCGTGCGGCCCTGCGGGCCAGGGGTTGGGTGGAGCAACGGCAGCCACAGAATGTCGCATCTAAGGGCAGGACTCAGGAGAACAGGTCCAGCTCAGATGATGAAG ACTGGTTGCCCTCCTCCTGTGTTTTTCCAGACAGTTcagaggaggtggagagggacgACACCCCAGATGACCTCTACGAGATAATG tcccGCCTTGTTCGAAACGAAGTGGTATACTTCAGTTGGACAATGAATAGAGACACTATCGACTACCGCACGTTGCACAAAGAGCAGATAACCAATCACTTTGCAAAGGCCGGCTCTTTCACTACCAAG GTGGAGTTATGTGTGAATTTGAGGAACCTGCGCTGGTTCGATGCGGCTGATCCAGACACCTTCTTCCCACGCTGCTACAGACTGGGAGCGGCGGATGAGAAGCACGCTTTCATCG AGGACTTCCGGAGGTCAGCGTGCTCCAGCCTGCTGCAGTGCGTGCTGGAGAGGAGTCGCGGGGAGGAAGTAGAGGAAGAGAGGGCGGGATTAACCGATTCCTCCCAATCAG GCCAGAAAAAACGGTGCAAGCGTCGAGCCATTGAATCAGTCGGAAGTGGAATAATTGACAGCGCATTACATGTGTGCCAGGACTTCCTAGACGCTTTGGAACACAATGACATTGACATCGCTATGGAAACACCCCCTACCCTCACAGAGCAGCAATGGGCGGAGTTCCTACATAACTATTACATGATTGTCCA TGAGGGTGTGGGGATCCAGGACATTCATCGATACCAGGAGCCCTGTCAGGTAATGCTGAGGAAGCTTCGAGAAGTCAGCCCACAGCTAGACACAGACGGAATCCACAACATCTGGATAGTCAAACCTGGGGCTCTGTCCCGCGGCAGGG GGATCATTTGTGTGAAACGCCTGGAAGAAATCCTGAAGCTGGTCAACTGCAACCCAGCTCTGATCAAAGATAGTAAGTGGGTGGTGCAGAAGTACCTGGAGCGCCCCCTGCTGATCCATGGCACCAAGTTCGACCTGCGCCAGTGGTTCCTGGTAACTGACTGGAACCCCATGACCATATGGTTTTACCGGGAGTGCTACCTGCGCTTCTCCACTCAACCCTACTCTGTGGAAAAACTGGACAG CTCGGTCCATCTCTGCAACAACTCCATCCAGAAACACTTCCAACCTTCCGAGCAGCGGCACCCTGAGATTCCCGAGGACAACATGTGGTCGTCGGAGCAGTTCCGCGCGTTCCTGCGCGCAGGGGGCCAGGCGGCGCTGTGGGACAGCGTGGTGGTCCCGGGGATGAAGCAGGCCGTGGTGCACGCCCTGCAGACGGCCCAGGACCTGGTGGAGTCACGTCCGGGCAGCTTCGAGCTCTACGGCGCGGACTTCATGCTGGGCCGCGACCTGAGGCCCTGGCTAATCGAGATCAACGGCAGCCCCACCATGGCGCCCTCCACGCCTGTGACGGCCCAGCTGTGCATGGCGGTGCAGGAGGACATCCTGCGCGTCGTTCTGGACCGCCGGCTCAACCGCAACGCTTGCACCGGTGGATTCGAGCTCATATACAAGCAG GCAGCGGTGGAGATCCCGCAGTACACCGGGGTGAACCTGTTTGTGGAGGGGGCTCCTCTCAGACGGCCTCATATTCGCCCTCGGAGGAAGCTCTTCCTGCCCAAGGCTATCAACATCCCCCCCCTCGGCACTGACCAAGCAAAAGAAGGCAGAGTGGAAAAGGTGATTGTAGccgaaaagaaaacaaaggaacCCACTAAGAAACCTGTAAAAACCTGTCAATCATCATGGCAGAAGCCCCCTGCAGCGCCCAGATGCTGCCCCGTcgcagggaaggggagggggagccACACGAAAAAGGAGAGGAAGGGACCAGAGACTGCAAAGGGAGCGCCGCGGCAGGCCGGCCCCCCCCTCAGGCTCATCCCGGTGTGCCCCGTGCTGACTGCGGAGCCCAAGGCCGCCAAACACTCGAAGCTGGGCCCGAGTTCAGAGGAGAGGCCCCACGTGCCCCCCCGTCTCCTGTCCCGCACCACGGACTCGTCCTTACAGGGCTCCGTCCCCCGCCGGCCGGCGTGCCACACCTGCACCACGCGCTCCTCGCTCCTGTCCGCCTGCGGCCTGCCCACTATGCGCAGCTCCGCCTCCGGGAGATGGAGCAGAAGCCTGCAGCTGGGCCCATTGGATGGCACCACTGTCACGCCACAAGAACCTCCCCCCTCAGACACCAGCCTCTTACTGCCACCGGCCCTCCCCAATGTCCAGAGACAGAGCACGCCAAAGCTCAGAGAGGACATGACCAGCAAGTCCTTGTGA